From one Montipora capricornis isolate CH-2021 chromosome 10, ASM3666992v2, whole genome shotgun sequence genomic stretch:
- the LOC138019444 gene encoding neuropeptide Y receptor type 6-like: MDEIEISSTPHDSTNNSEAMSEGLFDESNTIVSGCLILEVTIAFVGLLGNLLVCFVISRQRKSRTGLKLFIRNLALADIGVLTILFPIAVVEDLMPFQWPFGKIFCLYVFPSAEVFHAVSIWSITAIAIERYRKITTHTEVHTSTSSSSKAFKWGLFFVWVVSFLVISLPLLFAMELVQVDSKVYCDVTWSAKHLRIYILSSSILWYILPLGIIIFTYVQISRQLQQSNKFHRSSISQRSRGERKLEDSVIHYSEEKKRMRQNSKAKKILTPIVLVFALSMLPFNVVRVLQTFWEDVVTKKYFGVIHHVCVIGVLINSASDPVIYSIVAKDFRVELKAVWLRFAQRLRDLVNIKATDGNPTFLKFGGVCYRKRRKSQFSAEQERSVVETPQTLLSSPV; this comes from the coding sequence ATGGATGAAATCGAAATTAGCAGTACTCCTCACGACAGCACCAATAATTCTGAGGCAATGAGTGAAGGTCTCTTTGATGAGTCCAATACCATTGTAAGTGGGTGTTTGATCTTGGAGGTGACAATAGCCTTTGTTGGATTGCTAGGGAACTTACTGGTGTGCTTCGTCATATCACGACAGAGGAAATCTCGCACCGGACTAAAACTTTTTATTCGAAATCTCGCCCTGGCGGACATTGGGGTTTTGACAATCCTTTTCCCGATTGCAGTGGTTGAAGATTTAATGCCTTTCCAATGGCCTTTTggtaaaatcttttgtttgtacGTCTTCCCTTCAGCTGAAGTATTCCATGCTGTGTCAATTTGGTCTATCACTGCAATAGCTATTGAGAGATATAGAAAAATAACTACCCATACAGAAGTCCATACGAGCACCTCATCCTCGTCCAAGGCTTTCAAATGGGGTCTATTTTTCGTTTGGGTAGTTTCGTTTCTTGTTATCTCGCTTCCTTTGCTTTTTGCCATGGAACTTGTACAGGTAGACTCGAAAGTCTATTGCGATGTGACGTGGTCTGCGAAACATCTCCGCATCTACATCCTTTCTTCGAGCATATTGTGGTACATTTTACCCTTGGGTATAATCATTTTCACCTACGTTCAAATATCCCGTCAGCTTCAGCAAAGTAATAAATTCCACAGATCCAGTATTAGCCAACGCTCGAGGGGAGAGAGGAAGTTGGAGGATTCTGTAATCCACTACTCCGAGGAAAAGAAGCGAATGCGTCAGAACTCTAAGGCGAAGAAAATTCTAACCCCAATCGTTCTCGTCTTTGCCCTTTCAATGCTCCCTTTCAATGTTGTTCGCGTGCTTCAGACATTTTGGGAAGACGTCGTcaccaaaaaatattttggggtgaTTCATCATGTTTGCGTGATTGGAGTTCTAATCAATTCAGCATCGGACCCTGTCATCTACTCAATAGTTGCCAAAGATTTTCGAGTGGAACTCAAAGCAGTCTGGTTACGCTTTGCCCAAAGACTAAGAGATCTTGTTAACATAAAAGCAACCGATGGCAACCCAACTTTCTTGAAATTTGGCGGCGTTTGTTATCGCAAACGACGAAAGAGTCAATTTTCAGCCGAGCAAGAGAGGAGTGTAGTTGAAACACCTCAAACACTGCTTTCATCTCCAGTCTAA